The following nucleotide sequence is from Thermodesulfobacteriota bacterium.
TATAATAAAAATTCAAGTCCAATTGCAGCAAAGAAATATGAAAGAGATCGGGCAGAAATCATACAGGCTTTTCTATACTCATAAAATTGTGCTCATATTAGTGAGTTTTATTATTGGGATTTTACTAAATGAACACACAGAGAGTCCTTGGATACTTGCCGCCATAACTGCAAGTATTGCAATTTTGTTAACAATCATTGCAAGAAATTATAGTTTTTTACTATTTCTGCCGCTAGGCCTGATATTCGCTGTAAACTCACAGCAGATATATCCGGACAACGTTCTAAACTATGCTGGTAAGAAAATAGATATTGAGGGCACGCTGTATAGATCCCCCGAAAGAACTCAAGATGGCTCGAGAATATATCTTCAAAGCTATTATGTAATAAACAATGGTACAAAACAGAAAGTGAGCGGAAATGTGATGATTTATGCACTAGAAAACATAGAGCTTTCATATGGCGAAAGGGTGCGCCTAATAAATGTGAAACTTAGCCCTTTTGAGAATTACAATAACCCGGGCGGCTTTGATCTAAAAAAATTCTATGAGAGGCAATACATATTTGCATCCGGGTTTATTCAGAATAAAGATCAAATCATATCATTTGGTCTTTCTGACTCCTTTAGCAAGACGATGAATTACATAGATAAACTAAGGATTCGATATGGAAATTTTGTCAGAGAGAAGTTTAAGTCACCTCAGAGTGAGATATTGAATGCGATCTCTATCGGTGAGAAAAGAGGACTGCCTCAACAGATAAGAACGGAGTTCTCTAGAGCTGGAGTTGCCCATATTTTTGCGATATCTGGGCTTCATGTCGGCGCTGTTGCACTCGCATTTTTTTTCTTAATCAAATGGCTTTTAAAACGCTCAGAGTATTTGATGCTTAAGTTCCAGGTTCCCAGACTGGCAGCCGCAATCACAATTGTGCCCGTTTTCCTTTATTCCGCAGTGGCTGGTTTTTCAACATCTACACTAAGAGCTTTTATTATGATCTCGCTCTATCTTATTTCAATTGTAATTGGAAAAGAGGAGCACCGAATAAATACCCTATGCGCTGCGGCATTTATAATACTTGTCTGGCATCCATGGTCGTTGTTTGAGCTCTCGTTCCAACTCTCATTCTCGGCGGTATTCGCAATTTTAATTGCACATAAGTTCTACCCATTTAAATTTGTTACTATTGAAGACAAGATATACAGTTTGCTTAAAACAACCATAGCTGCTGCGCTTATTACTTTTCCATTAGTCGCTAATTCATTTGGAATAATGAGCCTTGTTTCCATACCAGCAAACCTAACACTAGTGCCGATTGTAGAATTTATAGTAGTCCCGATTAGCCTTCTATCATTTGTTGCATTTTTAATCTCGCCATATATTGCAGAGCCCCTTATGTCACTGAATTTGTTTTTTATTGATATGCTGATTTTTGGAGTAGAGCTGTTTTTAAAAATTCCATATTCCTCGCTGACCGTGCCGCCCATGAACACCGTAAGCTGGATAGTATTCGTTATACTGGC
It contains:
- a CDS encoding DNA internalization-related competence protein ComEC/Rec2, giving the protein MKEIGQKSYRLFYTHKIVLILVSFIIGILLNEHTESPWILAAITASIAILLTIIARNYSFLLFLPLGLIFAVNSQQIYPDNVLNYAGKKIDIEGTLYRSPERTQDGSRIYLQSYYVINNGTKQKVSGNVMIYALENIELSYGERVRLINVKLSPFENYNNPGGFDLKKFYERQYIFASGFIQNKDQIISFGLSDSFSKTMNYIDKLRIRYGNFVREKFKSPQSEILNAISIGEKRGLPQQIRTEFSRAGVAHIFAISGLHVGAVALAFFFLIKWLLKRSEYLMLKFQVPRLAAAITIVPVFLYSAVAGFSTSTLRAFIMISLYLISIVIGKEEHRINTLCAAAFIILVWHPWSLFELSFQLSFSAVFAILIAHKFYPFKFVTIEDKIYSLLKTTIAAALITFPLVANSFGIMSLVSIPANLTLVPIVEFIVVPISLLSFVAFLISPYIAEPLMSLNLFFIDMLIFGVELFLKIPYSSLTVPPMNTVSWIVFVILAVSLVANSLYPKIKYILPILVLGFIASIIYPISTKSINDELVVSFIDAGESRSSVLIEQAEGRNILINGGYTRSNRDGYLDKTVVTKYLLNRGIRQIDLFILNSLDKDHLNGAVHITDKFDVSTIVTNGDKLIGELWEKIYEKNIEWASLSDIGDQISIDNLKIDILRPAQNYISEDSSMPYPIAFRVNYGDTSLLMGESLNKESVQRDLMKYHGDKIDATVLYLVKISDNETSYEFINSVSPEFLIVGNNEKGNVVLTSDGIDVEFED